In Pasteurella dagmatis, the sequence GTTTATGCACAAACCATTGAGGACTTTTACAAGCGTTGTTCTGAAGTTGGTATAGATGCTGTCTTAATTGCTGATGTACCATTATTAGCTAGCAATGAATTTATGCCATTTGCAGAAAAATATGGCATTCAACAAGTGTTTATTTGCCCACCAAATGCAGATGAAAAAACTATTCAACGTCTAGCAATTCAAAGTAAAGGCTATGTTTATTTAGTCTCACGTGCAGGCGTAACGAGCGCTGAAAATCAAAAGATGACAAGCAATCTGGCAGAATTGATCAATGCATTAAAGCAAAACAATTCGCCACCTATTTTACAAGGCTTCGGTATCTCAACTCCACAGCAAGTTACCGATTGTTTAAAACTTGGTATTGCCGGAGCAATTTCAGGTTCTGCAACAGTGAAAATTATTGAGCAATATCTTAATGATCACGAAAAATGCTTGGAGGAATTAGCGAGCTTTGTAAAAAGAATGAAAGAATCAACTGTACTTAAATTACGGTAATACCACTATGTTAGCCAGTGTTTTACTCATCAACACTGGCTAATATCACTTCCTTTTTATCTTTTAATCCTTAAACAAATTTCCTCTCATTCTGTTTCTACGCTATACTAGAGCTCTATTTTTGCTGTATAGGAATGATATTAATGAAAAAAATTGAACAGCTTTTTGCGAATAATTATAGCTGGGCAATCAGAATGAAAGAGGAAAACTCCTCTTATTTTCAGGAGTTAGCAGATCATCAAACGCCAAGCTACCTCT encodes:
- the trpA gene encoding tryptophan synthase subunit alpha, translating into MSRFNTTFAKLNAKNEGAFVPFVTLCDPNLERSFDIICTLVENGADALELGFPFSDPLLDGPVIQAANQRALSAGYSSDASFELISKVRSKYPDIPIGLLLCANLVYAQTIEDFYKRCSEVGIDAVLIADVPLLASNEFMPFAEKYGIQQVFICPPNADEKTIQRLAIQSKGYVYLVSRAGVTSAENQKMTSNLAELINALKQNNSPPILQGFGISTPQQVTDCLKLGIAGAISGSATVKIIEQYLNDHEKCLEELASFVKRMKESTVLKLR